From a region of the Tenggerimyces flavus genome:
- a CDS encoding MFS transporter, which yields MLTRLVLATASMNVAMAVTSAMSTLVVADRLNVGASGLPNTAAVLGTAAGALAVGRLTDRLGRAGALRLGYATAAVGGGFALFAAAGAWLGWLFVGMAMLGAGNASALLSRYAAAELAKPDRRTTAMGTVVGGGAAGAVLGPLLLEPARHLGLGTAAGPFVVATVAAAIACAVTFGLRNGEPERESPTRLEGTQTWGVRVGGVAMLVTQLVMVLFMTAVPIHASQHGQGLTQLGVMLSIHILGMSALAPLTGWWIDRAGPRPAMLCGLLLLSLAGMLMAFGHAFVVALFVLGYGWNLCYLGGSAVVFRSVPSHVSRSTVESALEAVAWGASALATATSTWLFAIGGFGLPAALSLFVIVGAFALILAKNRRNSSCGQQDPTSTTSPAARTTT from the coding sequence ATGCTCACACGTCTGGTCCTCGCCACCGCTTCGATGAACGTCGCCATGGCCGTCACCAGCGCGATGAGCACGCTCGTGGTGGCCGACCGGCTCAACGTCGGCGCGAGCGGGCTCCCCAACACGGCCGCGGTCCTCGGTACGGCCGCCGGCGCGCTCGCGGTCGGCCGGCTCACCGACCGCCTCGGGAGGGCGGGCGCCCTCCGGCTCGGGTACGCGACCGCGGCCGTCGGCGGTGGGTTCGCGCTCTTCGCCGCGGCGGGAGCCTGGCTGGGTTGGCTGTTCGTCGGCATGGCGATGCTCGGTGCCGGAAACGCGTCCGCGCTCCTGTCGCGGTATGCCGCCGCGGAGCTGGCCAAGCCAGACCGGCGCACGACGGCGATGGGCACGGTCGTCGGTGGCGGTGCCGCCGGCGCGGTCCTCGGGCCGTTGCTGCTTGAACCCGCCAGGCACCTCGGTCTGGGCACGGCGGCGGGACCGTTCGTCGTCGCCACCGTCGCGGCGGCGATCGCCTGCGCTGTGACGTTCGGCTTGCGCAACGGCGAACCCGAACGGGAATCGCCAACCAGGCTTGAAGGAACCCAAACCTGGGGCGTACGAGTCGGCGGTGTCGCCATGCTCGTCACGCAGCTCGTCATGGTCCTGTTCATGACTGCCGTACCGATCCACGCCTCGCAACACGGCCAGGGACTCACCCAGCTCGGGGTCATGCTCTCGATACACATCCTCGGCATGTCCGCCCTTGCCCCGTTGACAGGTTGGTGGATCGACCGCGCCGGACCGCGACCCGCGATGCTCTGCGGGCTGCTCCTGCTCAGCCTGGCCGGGATGCTGATGGCGTTCGGACACGCGTTCGTCGTCGCTCTGTTCGTCCTCGGCTACGGCTGGAACCTGTGCTATCTCGGCGGCAGCGCGGTCGTGTTCCGCTCCGTTCCGTCGCACGTCTCTCGCAGCACTGTGGAGTCCGCGCTGGAGGCCGTGGCCTGGGGCGCGTCCGCGCTCGCGACCGCTACCTCCACGTGGTTGTTCGCCATCGGCGGCTTCGGGCTTCCGGCCGCCCTGTCCCTCTTCGTCATCGTGGGCGCGTTCGCGCTCATCCTCGCCAAGAACCGGAGGAATTCCTCATGTGGCCAGCAGGATCCAACCTCGACGACCAGCCCCGCCGCGCGTACGACGACCTAG
- a CDS encoding replication-associated recombination protein A yields MTDDALFEVPGRPAAQARPGGGSLADADHIAAPLAVRMRPRTLDELVGQKQLLAQGAPLRRLIEGDQPMSLLLWGPPGSGKTTIAAIVSRQTNREFVELSAVTAGVKDVRAVIDGARKALTRNVETVLFVDEVHRFSKAQQDALLPGVENRWVTLVAATTENPFFSVISPLLSRSLLLRLEVLTDDDVRDVVHRALEDERGLGNQVRLDQDAEDHLIRMSGGDARRALTYLEAGAGATLSNGSTTVDLKTLETAVDQAAVRYDRDGDQHYDVASAFIKTIRGSDVDAALHYLARMVEAGEDPRFIARRLVILASEDIGMADPTALGVAVAAHQACQFVGFPEAAINLAHAVIHLSLAPKSNAVVKAIGAALTDVRAGKIGAIPAHLRDAHYGGAKKLGHGADYAYSQADPRGVVAQQYAPDSVAGQRYYEPTQRGAEKAFAERLDRIRRILAGEE; encoded by the coding sequence GTGACGGATGATGCGCTCTTCGAGGTTCCAGGCCGGCCGGCTGCCCAGGCGCGGCCGGGAGGTGGGAGTCTCGCGGACGCCGACCACATCGCCGCGCCGTTGGCCGTACGGATGCGGCCTCGTACGCTCGACGAGCTTGTCGGACAGAAGCAGCTGCTCGCGCAGGGCGCGCCGCTGCGGCGGCTGATCGAGGGCGACCAGCCGATGTCGCTGCTGCTCTGGGGTCCGCCCGGCAGCGGCAAGACGACGATCGCGGCGATCGTCAGCCGGCAGACCAACCGCGAGTTCGTCGAGCTGTCCGCGGTCACGGCCGGCGTCAAGGACGTCCGCGCGGTCATCGACGGCGCACGGAAGGCTTTGACCCGCAACGTCGAGACCGTCCTGTTCGTCGACGAGGTCCACCGGTTCAGCAAGGCTCAGCAGGACGCACTGCTGCCCGGCGTCGAGAACCGCTGGGTCACGCTCGTGGCCGCCACCACCGAGAACCCGTTCTTCTCCGTCATCTCCCCCCTCCTGTCCAGAAGCCTGCTGCTGCGGCTCGAGGTCCTCACCGACGACGACGTCCGCGACGTCGTCCACCGCGCGCTCGAGGACGAGCGCGGGCTGGGCAACCAAGTGAGGTTGGACCAGGACGCCGAGGACCATCTGATCCGGATGTCCGGTGGCGACGCCCGCCGCGCGCTCACGTACCTCGAGGCCGGCGCCGGCGCCACGCTCTCCAACGGCAGTACGACCGTCGACCTGAAGACGCTCGAGACCGCGGTCGACCAGGCGGCCGTACGGTACGACCGCGACGGCGACCAGCACTACGACGTCGCGAGCGCGTTCATCAAGACGATCCGCGGCAGCGATGTCGACGCCGCGCTGCACTATCTGGCGCGGATGGTCGAGGCCGGCGAGGACCCGCGGTTCATCGCCCGCCGGCTCGTCATCCTCGCGAGCGAGGACATCGGCATGGCCGACCCGACCGCGCTCGGCGTCGCCGTTGCCGCTCACCAGGCTTGCCAGTTCGTCGGTTTCCCCGAGGCCGCGATCAACCTCGCGCACGCGGTGATCCACCTCAGCCTCGCGCCTAAGTCGAACGCCGTCGTCAAGGCGATCGGGGCCGCGCTGACCGACGTACGCGCCGGCAAGATCGGCGCCATCCCCGCGCACCTCCGCGACGCCCACTACGGCGGTGCGAAGAAGCTCGGTCATGGCGCCGACTATGCCTACTCACAAGCAGATCCGCGTGGGGTCGTCGCCCAGCAGTACGCGCCGGACTCGGTGGCGGGCCAGCGCTACTACGAGCCGACGCAGCGCGGTGCGGAGAAAGCGTTCGCGGAGCGGCTGGACCGCATCCGCCGCATTCTGGCCGGCGAGGAGTGA
- a CDS encoding ABC transporter ATP-binding protein yields MSDVKTAPAAAGVEPTGDAPLLEVTDLVKHFPVRSSGVLRRVVGQVRAVDGVSFSLQAGKSLGLVGESGCGKSTTGRLLTRLLDPTSGAVKFLGHDVAKISQKKMLPFRREIQMIFQDPYSSLNPRHTVGAIVGTPLRVHNIVPRNKTLARVQELLEVVGLNPEHYNRYPNEFSGGQRQRIGIARALAVRPKLIVADEPVSALDVSIQAQVMNLLEDLQKEFGISFIFVAHDLAVVRHFCPDVAVMYLGKIMEVGPRDRLYEQPHHPYTQALLSAIPEVTAATVGTRRERIRLFGDVPSPIDPPSGCRFRTRCWKAQDICAEVEPPLTTLVTGHQVACHFAAPPTVEDAKASQIAAEVAASGDGEVPLGAITP; encoded by the coding sequence ATGAGCGACGTGAAGACGGCACCTGCCGCCGCCGGAGTGGAGCCTACGGGCGACGCTCCGCTGCTCGAGGTGACCGATCTGGTGAAGCACTTCCCGGTCCGATCGAGCGGCGTGCTGCGCCGGGTGGTCGGGCAGGTCCGGGCGGTGGACGGGGTCTCGTTCTCGCTGCAGGCCGGTAAGTCGCTCGGCCTGGTGGGCGAGTCGGGCTGCGGGAAGTCGACGACGGGCCGGCTGCTGACGCGCCTGCTCGACCCGACGTCCGGCGCGGTGAAGTTCCTCGGCCACGACGTCGCGAAGATCTCGCAGAAGAAGATGCTGCCGTTCCGGCGCGAGATCCAGATGATCTTCCAGGACCCGTACTCGTCGCTGAACCCGCGGCACACGGTCGGCGCGATCGTCGGCACCCCGCTGCGGGTGCACAACATCGTTCCGCGCAACAAGACGCTGGCCCGGGTGCAGGAGCTCCTCGAGGTCGTCGGCCTGAACCCGGAGCACTACAACCGCTACCCGAACGAGTTCTCCGGCGGTCAGCGGCAGCGGATCGGCATCGCGCGCGCTTTGGCCGTTCGTCCCAAGCTGATCGTGGCTGATGAGCCCGTCTCGGCTTTGGACGTCTCGATCCAGGCGCAGGTGATGAACCTGCTCGAGGACCTGCAGAAGGAATTCGGGATCTCGTTCATCTTCGTCGCGCACGACCTGGCCGTCGTCCGGCACTTCTGCCCGGACGTCGCGGTCATGTACCTCGGCAAGATCATGGAGGTCGGGCCGCGGGACCGGCTGTACGAGCAGCCGCACCACCCGTACACCCAGGCTCTGCTGTCGGCCATCCCCGAGGTGACCGCAGCGACCGTGGGCACGCGGCGGGAACGGATCCGCCTCTTCGGCGACGTGCCTTCGCCGATCGACCCGCCCTCGGGCTGCCGCTTCCGTACGCGCTGCTGGAAGGCCCAGGACATCTGCGCCGAGGTCGAACCGCCCTTGACGACGCTGGTGACGGGGCACCAGGTCGCCTGCCACTTCGCGGCGCCCCCGACGGTGGAGGACGCGAAGGCCAGCCAGATCGCCGCGGAAGTCGCCGCCTCCGGCGACGGCGAAGTCCCCTTGGGCGCGATCACCCCTTAG
- a CDS encoding ABC transporter substrate-binding protein, with amino-acid sequence MRLRSAAAVAAVLTLGIAAACGGGTTPSDRNEGSQSTATAKPAGGEFDVILNDKATGPAPEVEGAQQGGTVTVLTAAAPETFDPTRSYYIDTLSVGRLIHRTLTALYLNKDGKYELVPDLATDLGKANADFTEFTFKIKPSQKFEDGTPITSKDFAYAIKRSFATEELAGGPTYQQIYFLDGDKYKGPFKPAAQGGGEDYAGVETPDDETLIVKMAKPFPDLPYYLTFPLYSPIPQAKETKENYGNKPVSTGPYKVKSYQKGKSLILDKNPNWDANSDPARHQYADQFDFKFSQEPLKLQEQLIADNGIDKTSITYDNVDSSLLPKIQGKPDVEPRLITGPGTCTTYVYLDTTKITNVDVRKAIGVAYPYDNIHKAAGDSPLTFQPGTTTYSPVVPGWQNFDVTGTAAKGNGDPERAKAMLEKAGQLGFELVWPYSQDNPIAVNTSLARQKGLEAAGFKVKPIPMPREQVRAALDDPKAAINMRPSGWCPDWPSAATIFPAIFDGRLIALNPTSLPNKSLLNEKEVNDEIDRISALPIAEAPAEWAKLDKLMMEKYYPVVAVDYAKNAFLTGSGIGGVVNDAYAGGPDFSKLFVKK; translated from the coding sequence ATGCGATTGAGATCAGCCGCAGCGGTTGCCGCGGTGCTGACGCTCGGCATCGCCGCAGCATGTGGCGGGGGGACTACACCCTCCGACCGCAACGAGGGATCGCAGAGCACGGCGACGGCCAAGCCGGCCGGCGGCGAGTTCGACGTGATCCTGAACGACAAGGCGACCGGACCGGCGCCCGAGGTCGAAGGTGCGCAGCAGGGCGGCACGGTCACCGTGCTCACCGCCGCGGCGCCGGAGACGTTCGACCCGACGCGTTCGTACTACATCGACACGTTGAGCGTCGGTCGTCTGATCCACCGGACGCTGACCGCGCTGTACCTCAACAAGGACGGCAAGTACGAGCTCGTTCCGGACCTCGCGACGGACCTGGGCAAGGCGAACGCGGACTTCACCGAGTTCACCTTCAAGATCAAGCCCAGCCAGAAGTTCGAGGACGGCACGCCGATCACTTCGAAGGACTTCGCGTACGCCATCAAGCGGTCGTTCGCGACCGAGGAACTCGCCGGTGGTCCGACGTACCAGCAGATCTACTTCCTGGACGGCGACAAGTACAAGGGTCCGTTCAAGCCGGCCGCTCAGGGCGGTGGCGAGGACTATGCCGGCGTCGAGACGCCTGACGACGAGACGCTGATCGTCAAGATGGCCAAGCCGTTCCCGGACCTGCCGTACTACCTGACGTTCCCGCTGTACTCGCCGATCCCGCAGGCGAAGGAAACCAAGGAGAACTACGGCAACAAGCCCGTGTCGACCGGCCCCTACAAGGTCAAGTCGTACCAGAAGGGCAAGAGCCTGATCCTGGACAAGAACCCGAACTGGGACGCCAACTCCGACCCGGCGCGGCACCAGTACGCCGACCAGTTCGACTTCAAGTTCAGCCAGGAGCCGTTGAAGCTGCAGGAGCAGTTGATCGCCGACAACGGCATCGACAAGACGTCGATCACCTACGACAACGTCGACTCCTCGCTGCTGCCGAAGATCCAGGGCAAGCCGGACGTCGAGCCCAGGCTCATCACCGGTCCCGGTACCTGCACGACGTACGTGTACCTCGACACCACGAAGATCACCAATGTCGACGTGCGCAAGGCGATTGGTGTCGCCTACCCGTACGACAACATCCACAAGGCGGCTGGCGACAGCCCGCTGACGTTCCAGCCGGGTACGACGACGTACTCGCCGGTCGTCCCCGGATGGCAGAACTTCGACGTCACCGGCACCGCAGCCAAGGGCAACGGTGACCCGGAGCGCGCGAAGGCGATGCTCGAGAAGGCCGGCCAGCTCGGCTTCGAGCTCGTGTGGCCGTACTCGCAGGACAACCCGATCGCCGTCAACACCTCGTTGGCGCGCCAGAAGGGTCTCGAGGCCGCGGGCTTCAAGGTGAAGCCGATCCCGATGCCTCGCGAGCAGGTCCGTGCCGCGCTGGACGACCCGAAGGCCGCGATCAACATGCGTCCTTCCGGTTGGTGCCCGGACTGGCCGTCGGCCGCGACGATCTTTCCGGCGATCTTCGATGGGCGCCTCATCGCGCTCAACCCGACGTCGCTGCCGAACAAGTCGCTGCTGAACGAGAAGGAAGTCAACGACGAGATCGACCGGATCTCCGCGCTGCCGATCGCTGAGGCTCCCGCGGAGTGGGCGAAGCTCGACAAGTTGATGATGGAGAAGTACTACCCGGTCGTCGCGGTGGACTACGCGAAGAACGCGTTCCTCACCGGTTCCGGCATCGGTGGAGTCGTCAACGACGCCTACGCGGGCGGACCTGACTTCTCCAAGCTGTTCGTCAAGAAGTAG
- a CDS encoding ABC transporter ATP-binding protein, producing MTDATTNGRPFLEVEDLSVRFPTADGVVAAVQGLSYSVELGKTLGIVGESGSGKSVSSMAIMGLHDTKRTKIDGLIRVEDTDIVGLEDEKMRRVRGNLVSMIFQDPLSSLHPFFSIGDQISEAYLSHHPRASKSTAKKRAIEMLDRVGIPQANRRVDDYPHQFSGGMRQRAMIAMALVNDPKLLIADEPTTALDVTVQAQILDLLQDLQREFGSAIIIITHDLGVVAEMADEVLVMYAGRCVEYGAAKEILTHPEHPYTWGLLTSAPHLTGDPDLRLTPIRGNPPSLIDLPKGCSFEPRCPYANRLPDNRAAEVLPELRPGGRGRGHLVRCHLPNPEEIFVNEVQPRL from the coding sequence ATGACTGATGCCACCACGAACGGGCGACCGTTCCTCGAGGTCGAAGACCTCAGTGTCCGCTTTCCCACCGCCGACGGCGTCGTCGCCGCCGTCCAGGGCCTCAGCTACTCCGTCGAGCTCGGAAAAACCCTCGGCATCGTGGGGGAGTCCGGCTCGGGCAAGAGCGTGTCGAGCATGGCGATCATGGGCCTGCACGACACCAAGCGCACGAAGATCGACGGCCTGATCCGGGTCGAGGACACCGACATCGTCGGCCTCGAGGACGAGAAGATGCGCCGCGTTCGCGGCAACCTCGTCTCGATGATCTTCCAGGACCCGCTGTCGAGCCTGCACCCGTTCTTCTCGATCGGCGACCAGATCTCCGAGGCGTACCTCTCGCACCACCCGCGGGCGTCGAAGTCCACGGCGAAGAAGCGCGCGATCGAGATGCTGGACCGCGTCGGCATCCCACAGGCGAACCGTCGGGTCGACGACTACCCGCACCAGTTCTCCGGCGGCATGCGCCAGCGCGCGATGATCGCGATGGCGTTGGTGAACGACCCGAAGCTGCTGATCGCGGACGAGCCGACGACGGCGCTGGACGTCACCGTTCAGGCGCAGATCCTGGACCTGCTGCAGGACCTGCAGCGCGAGTTCGGGTCGGCGATCATCATCATCACCCACGACCTCGGCGTCGTCGCGGAGATGGCGGACGAGGTTCTCGTCATGTACGCCGGCCGCTGCGTCGAGTACGGGGCGGCGAAGGAGATCCTGACCCACCCCGAGCATCCGTACACCTGGGGCCTGCTCACCAGCGCCCCGCACCTCACCGGTGACCCGGACCTGCGGCTGACGCCGATCCGGGGCAACCCGCCGAGCCTCATCGACCTGCCGAAGGGCTGCTCGTTCGAGCCGCGGTGTCCGTACGCCAACCGGCTGCCGGACAACCGGGCCGCCGAGGTGCTGCCCGAGCTTCGCCCGGGTGGGCGCGGTCGCGGACACTTGGTCCGTTGCCATCTGCCCAATCCGGAAGAGATCTTTGTCAACGAGGTTCAGCCGCGGCTCTGA
- a CDS encoding DUF948 domain-containing protein, protein MTAGEVAGLIAAAALLLLVGLLAYPILKLGKVLDETRLLVRGVSDETVPLLGEVTTTVTTTNAQLERVDAITSNAETLSSNIAGMSSLFAATLGGPLVKIAAFSYGVRRALGVQERRDLERRVRADIKAKKTARRRGAPR, encoded by the coding sequence ATGACTGCCGGTGAAGTCGCGGGGCTGATCGCTGCTGCCGCGTTGCTCCTCTTGGTCGGGTTGCTCGCCTACCCGATTCTCAAGCTGGGCAAGGTGTTGGACGAGACGCGCCTGCTCGTGCGCGGGGTGTCGGACGAGACCGTGCCGCTGCTGGGCGAGGTCACCACGACCGTGACCACGACGAACGCCCAGCTCGAGCGGGTCGACGCGATCACCTCGAACGCCGAGACACTGTCCAGCAACATCGCCGGGATGTCGTCGCTGTTCGCCGCGACGCTGGGCGGGCCGCTGGTCAAGATCGCCGCGTTCTCCTACGGCGTCCGCCGCGCGCTCGGCGTGCAGGAACGCCGCGACCTCGAGCGCCGAGTGCGAGCCGACATCAAGGCGAAGAAGACCGCCCGCCGACGAGGAGCGCCCCGATGA
- a CDS encoding DUF6167 family protein — MKRLFWLAVGVAVGVVVVRKLSQRADSFTPQGLAEAVQSLGKQIKAFGEEVRAGMESREDELRDALALGDAHPNGHSGLDSDAAARLHRNPDAQWREGN, encoded by the coding sequence ATGAAGAGACTGTTCTGGCTGGCGGTCGGCGTCGCCGTCGGCGTCGTCGTGGTCCGCAAGCTGAGCCAGCGCGCCGACTCGTTCACGCCGCAGGGTCTGGCCGAAGCCGTCCAAAGTCTCGGCAAGCAGATCAAGGCGTTCGGCGAAGAGGTACGTGCCGGCATGGAGTCCCGCGAGGACGAGCTCCGCGACGCCCTGGCGCTGGGCGACGCGCACCCGAACGGGCACTCGGGCCTCGACTCCGATGCCGCCGCACGACTGCATCGCAACCCCGACGCGCAGTGGCGGGAAGGAAACTAG
- a CDS encoding Lrp/AsnC family transcriptional regulator: MSRELDQTDWRIIAELQEDGRLSFKQLGTRVNLSPPAVAERVRRLEESGVIAGYRADIDPVAAGQPLSAFVQMRCATGRCLLKTTRADDFPEVVEIHKLSGSSCSMLRVRVTSMAHLEGLFERLGEHGEMNTHIVLATEYEGRAVQPPTEEARTVTRSAGWSA, encoded by the coding sequence ATGAGTCGAGAGCTCGACCAGACCGACTGGCGCATCATCGCCGAGCTGCAGGAGGACGGGCGGCTGTCGTTCAAGCAGCTCGGCACGCGCGTCAACCTCTCCCCACCCGCGGTCGCCGAACGGGTGCGCCGCCTCGAGGAGAGCGGCGTGATCGCCGGCTACCGCGCCGACATCGACCCCGTCGCGGCCGGCCAGCCGTTGTCGGCGTTCGTCCAGATGCGCTGCGCCACCGGCCGCTGCCTGTTGAAGACCACGCGAGCGGACGACTTCCCGGAGGTCGTCGAGATCCACAAGCTGAGCGGCAGCTCCTGCTCGATGCTGCGCGTCCGGGTGACGTCGATGGCCCACCTGGAGGGCCTGTTCGAGCGCCTCGGCGAGCACGGTGAGATGAACACCCACATCGTCCTGGCCACCGAGTACGAAGGCCGCGCCGTCCAACCCCCAACCGAGGAAGCCCGAACCGTCACCCGCTCAGCCGGCTGGTCGGCCTAG
- a CDS encoding ABC transporter permease, which yields MLGYIIRRILAGITVVLVAMVAAFVLFFVGPTQPEYAICGDRNCTPDRLADIRASLSLDEPVMKQFTDYFGGIFTGREIKTGGFTKECPVPCLGYSYVANDPVTKLIVERIPVTLSVALGAMVFFLLIGITTGVYAAIHRGTILDKLLVGGSLVLSAFPYYIVALLAAIYLSIQYEIFPRGGYVPLTQNPIGWFKGLLLAWFVLGLVYATQYARYTRAAMVEALGEDYVRTARAKGLTRRKVYFRHALRAALTSVVTILGLDLAGLFAGTIFTERIFDVQGLGILALNAFNVGDLPLIMGSVLYAAIILVALNILIDIVYSFLDPRVRLS from the coding sequence ATGCTCGGGTACATCATTCGGCGCATCTTGGCCGGAATCACCGTCGTCTTGGTGGCAATGGTCGCCGCGTTCGTGCTGTTCTTCGTGGGGCCGACCCAACCGGAGTACGCGATCTGCGGTGACCGCAACTGCACGCCCGACCGGCTCGCGGACATCCGTGCCAGCCTGTCGCTCGACGAACCTGTCATGAAGCAGTTCACCGACTACTTCGGTGGCATCTTCACCGGTCGCGAGATCAAGACCGGTGGCTTCACGAAGGAATGCCCCGTTCCGTGTCTCGGCTACTCCTATGTCGCCAACGACCCGGTGACGAAGCTGATCGTCGAACGCATACCGGTGACCTTGTCGGTCGCGTTAGGCGCGATGGTCTTCTTCTTGCTCATCGGGATCACGACCGGGGTGTACGCGGCCATCCATCGAGGGACGATCCTCGACAAGCTTCTGGTGGGCGGATCGCTGGTCCTGTCGGCGTTCCCGTACTACATCGTGGCCTTGCTGGCGGCGATCTATCTGTCCATCCAGTACGAGATATTCCCGCGCGGCGGCTATGTGCCGTTAACCCAGAATCCGATCGGCTGGTTCAAGGGCCTGCTGCTCGCCTGGTTCGTCCTCGGCCTGGTCTACGCCACGCAGTACGCGCGATATACGCGAGCCGCGATGGTGGAGGCGTTAGGCGAGGACTACGTCCGGACCGCGCGGGCCAAGGGGCTGACCCGGCGGAAGGTCTACTTCCGGCACGCGCTCCGGGCGGCGCTGACTTCCGTGGTCACGATCCTCGGCCTCGACCTCGCGGGACTGTTCGCCGGAACGATCTTCACCGAACGGATCTTCGATGTGCAGGGGCTCGGCATCCTGGCGTTGAACGCGTTCAACGTCGGTGACCTGCCGTTGATCATGGGTTCGGTGCTGTACGCCGCGATCATCCTGGTGGCTCTGAACATCCTGATCGACATCGTGTACAGCTTCCTCGATCCCCGAGTCAGACTGAGCTGA